The Papio anubis isolate 15944 chromosome 1, Panubis1.0, whole genome shotgun sequence genome window below encodes:
- the LOC101009930 gene encoding 60S ribosomal protein L32 — MAALRPLVKPKIVKKRTKKFIRHQSDRYVKIKRNWRKPRGIDNRVRRRFKGQILMPNIGYGSNKKTKHMLPSGFRKFLVHNVKELEVLLMCNKSYCAEIAHNVSSKNRKAIVERAAQLAIRVTNPNARLRSEENE, encoded by the coding sequence ATGGCCGCCCTCAGACCCCTTGTGAAGCCCAAGATCGtcaaaaaaagaaccaagaagTTCATCCGGCACCAGTCAGACCGATATGTCAAAATTAAGCGTAACTGGCGGAAACCCAGAGGCATTGACAACAGGGTTCGTAGAAGATTCAAGGGCCAGATCTTGATGCCCAACATTGGTTATGGgagcaacaaaaaaacaaagcacatgCTGCCCAGTGGCTTCCGGAAGTTCCTGGTCCACAACGTCAAGGAGCTGGAAGTGCTGCTGATGTGTAACAAATCTTACTGTGCCGAGATTGCTCACAATGTTTCTTCCAAGAACCGCAAAGCCATCGTGGAAAGAGCTGCCCAGCTAGCCATCAGAGTCACCAACCCCAACGCCAGGCTGCGCAGTGAAGAAAATGAGTAG